The genomic interval TCACTCTGATTTTACCTCCTCATAAGCTTCTTTTATTACCGCAAAATTTTTCTCGGCAAGGTCTTTTCTGAATCGTTCTTTAACGACTTTTTCGATGCTTTCTAATTTGACAATTTCCGTAACGCGTGCCACGGCTCCGAGCATGGCTGTGTTGCCTATGGGCATTCCTAAAATTTTTATTGCTATTTCTGTTGCGGGAACACTCCACACCTTACCTTTATTTGAGTTGAGCATTTTTCTAATTTCTGTTGGAGCGTCTTTCGAGTTAACTATGATTGTTCCTTCTCTACCTAGTCCTTCGGCGACAGGAACGGTTTTCAGTAGTGTAGGGTCGATTACGGCTACGATGTCTGGATTGTAGACTGCGCAGTGAATTTTTATTGGTTCAGTGCTTATTCGCGTAAATGCTGTGACTGGCGCGCCCATTCTTTCTGGACCAAACTCGGGAAAAGATTGAATGTATTTTCCTTCATGAATAGCCGCGCGTGCCAGTAATTCGCTTGCTGTCCATGCTCCTTGGCCGCCTCTTCCGTGCCATCTAACTTCCATGATTTTTTTCAATTTTTTGTTCTCTCCATTGGTCTTTCAGCTTAATTGGGAAGTCTAACATATACCTTTTTCTCAGTAAGAGGGAAAAAGAACATGGCAATGAGTCGTGAATAACCATGCAAGGTCAAGCTGTTACCATAAGCATTAAGTAGAAAGTGCATCAAAATTTAAATCTCTAAAATTTGGAATTAAAATATTTGGAGCCGACGGCGATTTGCCAAAGAAACAAGCCAACAATGGCAAGATAATATTGACTGCTGACCGAACCTTGATGAGTGATTACCATAAAAACATATTCTTAGGATTCGGAACTTGTGCTCCACCCAACTTTCTTCCCGACTGGTTTTATAGTTGGCTCTTTTTCCCGCCGATTAAGACAAGAAAGGGCATTCCAGAAGCTGCGCCGTATGGCTTAAGGAAGGTTGAGGCTCAGCTTTTAAGTGAAGGTTTTGATGTTTTGACTGTGTCGCCGTTGCACGTGAGTGAGTACATTGACGAGGCGAAGGTTTTAGGAATTCACGTGATGGACCCTTTCGGTTTAGGTCCGGCTTCAACCACTTTCGCTTTCGTTTTGAAAAAGGAGCCTTATCTTGCACAGCATTTTCGTGCGTTGTTGGCTACTCCGGAAATTAGGGAAGCTAAAAAACGTGGGTTAAAGATTATTGTTGGCGGTCAAGGTGTTTGGCAATTTTTGCATCGTCCAAAGTTTGTTGAAGAATACGGGATAGACTGCATAATTTCTGGTGAAGCTGAGAAAGTGGTGGGAAGAATTTTTAGGGCTGCCTTGAATGATGAGCCGCTTCCTAAGTATTATGAATCTACTGTTGAAGAAACGCCGAGTCTTGATGAGATACCCGATATTATGAAGCCTTCAGTTGATGGTTTGGTGGAAATTGGTCGTGGATGTTGCCGTGGATGCCAATTCTGTAGTGTGACTTTGCGTCCTTTGCGTTGGTATCCTGTTGAGAAGGTACTGCGTGAGATTGATGTGAATATGGAGAGCGGCTACACAAAAGGTGTAGCGCTTCATGCGGAGGATGTTATGCTTTACGGTTCCAAAAACACAATTCCGAATGACGAAAAACTCATAGAACTTCATGAAGTGGTTGCCAAGAAATGCGAGAGTGTAGGGTGGAGTCACTGTTCGCTTGCTGCAGTTGCGGCTAAGCCGAAGCTTCTGTCGAAGATTTCTGAAATTATTCTGCAGAAGCAAGCGTGGTGGGGTGCTGAGGTAGGAATAGAAACGGGTTCTGGAAGGCTTGCTAAGAAAATCATGCCTGCGAAAGCGCATCCGTTCAAGCCGGAAGAGTGGCCGGAAGTTGTGCGTACTGGTATGGGGTTGATGCATGATAATAAGCTTGTTCCAGCGTGTACGCTTATTGTGGGTTCTCCAGAAGAGACTGAGGATGATTTGGTTAAGACTGTAGAGTTGATGGATGACCTTAAGGGTGTTAGAAGTTTGATTGTGCCGTTGTTTTTTGTGCCTATGGGTAGGTTGAAGAATGAGGATTGGTTTAAGGAGACTGAGATGACGGAGCTGCATAAGGAGCTTTTGCTTAAGTGTTTGAATCATGGCTTGTACTGGATAAACGAGTTAATTGACATGTCGTTTACTGATAAATGGTATAGGCGTGTGATTCGGCAGTTCTACAGACTTTTTGCGGGAGTAGTTAAGTATAAAGTGAGAAAGGCTGGAATAGTTTAGAAGCTGTTGAATGACTAGACTTAAATACGACTGCAAAACCAAAATTCTTAAGCGCTCGTGTTTGCCGCCGTAGCTCAGTTCGGTAGAGCGGCTGGCTGTTAACCAGTCGGTCGTAGGTTCAAGAACAAGGAGGAGAAAACTCCTGTTGAAAATCCTACCGGCGGCGCTTTCAGCGTTCCTTTTTGATTAATTGTTGTTTGACAAAAAAGTGAGGGTTAGGGTGTTGGTGGGGGCGGTGGTGGAGGCTGAGGGGGCTGTTCTTGTGGAGTTGGAGCAGGAGCAGCTGGAGCTACTGGAGGCTTTCTCTTGCGTAGCATTATGGCTGCAGCAACTATCACCACAACTATGACTACTATGATGACTATCCAAATCCACCAGTCCAAGCCCAAGAAGCCAGGACCAAACAATCCTCCACCCCACATGTTAGTCTCTGCTGGAGTAATTGTATAGGTATAACCACTATAAGAGACGCTTGTTTCTAATAGTACTCCGGTCGCTTGGTCCCAGTATATTTGTCCTGTTCCACCTGAGTATGGGTCGGTGGCTGTGGCGTAAATTGCTGTTCTGCCATGGCGGGTTGTTACGCCTTGCACGCTAACGCCTTCCCCTGGAATCGCTTGTCCTGTGTTTAGATTTGCTGGAATTATGAAACCGTTCATTGTACCGTAACCCGTTGCAATGTCAAGCGTGAAATCTAATTGTTGTATTTGTTGACCAGACATTCCTACAGTGTAGGTTCCTGTGACTTGTGTTCCGCTGACACTCTGAATTGTTATTTTAATCCATCCTTGAGCCGACATTCCTCCGCCCGACATGGTGAAGTTATATTTTATCCAGTCTCCACTTTGACGCCTACAGTGTACTGTGCCATCGCAGAACTGCCCATCGATAAACAGAAAGCCAACACAAAAAGCAAGACTTTTGCTTTAACATTTTTCATAATTTCAACTCTACCACAAGCAGTAAGCACATTGTCCTTTTATAATTTATGCAAACCCCAGAACATAACCAACCAAAAACATTTCATAAAAGACGAATTTAAAAAGAAAAATGTGAAAGTTAAGCAGCTACACGTATTTTTTGCATTTGTAGCAGTACCAACGTTGATACTGTTCAATGTAGGTTAATGGTCCGCCACAGGTGGGACAAACTTGTGCTCCTGGCGGTGGTGGAGGCGGCGGTGCACGAAGCATCCCTTCGAATTTGAGGATAGCTGGCATTGGAATTGGACGATTTTCAAGCATTCCAGACAGATATCCACCAATAGGATAGAAAATTATACCCCACACGAAAATTAAAGCCCAAGCAGTCATCACTGTACCTGCGCCACCACCCGCAAGCGCAGCCATTGTCACGAAGACAAATAATGTGATGAAGAAGTGGACAATGAACGTCACAACGCCTGCGGCGAGTCCTTCCATTTCTTTCCTCTCTGTTTTATGTATTCTGAAGTTGAGATATCCAGCGACAAAGCCTCCAGGCAAGAACCCAAATATTCCTGAGACAACACCTAACGCGATGACTTCGCCCCACTTTGAATATGCAGCATAGAAAAGTATGTTGTAGGCAAGAGCGCCGACAATTGACATTCCCACTGCGAACCCGATTAGTCCAGCGGCAATGTAATCTTGTAAGTAGCCTTCTTCCTTTATACTCATACAATTTTCTCCTTACCGTTTTGAATAGCATTCTTTACCTTAAAGTATTTAACATTTATTTACAAACGTTAACAACTAAACGTTCAACTAAATTCTGAAACGGAAATTGACATAAAAGAAAAATCTTATAAAACCAATCAATACAACCACCTTAACCAAGGAAGGATTCAGAACATGGTTAAACAGGAAAAAGCAGTCACAAAAGACATGCTCGTCGGAATGCAAGTCATCGACGCCGAAGGACACATAGTCGGAACAGTAAAAGACGTCGCTTTTATGGTTGGAAAAATGGGCATATCCTTATACGTTGAAAGCAAGAAAGGAGGCGAAAGCCGAAACATCACATGGGAAGAAGTCCAAGCAGTCGGCGACTTCATAATATTAAAACCAGAACAACCCCAAGAAGCTCCTCCAGTTCAGCAAACTCCACAAGTTTGCCCAACATGTAAAGGTCCACTCACTTTCGTTCCGCAATATCAAAGATGGTACTGCTACAAATGCAAGAAGTATGCATAAACTCCTTTTTTATTTGTCACTAACTGCTATTTTCCGCTGATTCTCAGTTGTAGGGTTAGGTTGATTCGTAGGATGTATGCAGTTTATCGAAAATAGACACTTCAGCATTCTGCATCTGAGTTCTCGCTTCAGGCGCGCTAATGACTAGTGGACGTTTTTGTATGTGCTTGTATCCGCATCCGCACTCAAAACCTACTATCTTATTTCTTCGTCTAATTTCTTTCCATTTTTTGGCGCTGCACTGACCAATTTGTTTGTGTATTTTCCAAAGCATTCTTGCTTCAGCATGGGTTATTGGGGCGTAGTGTTTTGCAGAAGTGAAGTACCATGTGGCGTATATAACGAAGCACGTCCATAACGAGAATAAGAGTATTTCAATCAGGCTAAACATGTTTTTCTCACCTGTATTTGTGTTAGACACACATACTTTATGTCTGCTTCCAGACATATCTAACTTCAGAATATTCTATCTTACGATATAAGCATTATCTCAAATTCCGAATACCCAAACACCAACACTAAAACTGCTGAAGAACATCCTTCTTCTCCATGATATAACCACAATAATGACACTTCAAAAGCAAAGGCTCCTCACACTCTACATAAAACTTAGCTTGAACAGGCTCATTACTATTACTTATACAAGCCGGATTAGCACACTTAACAATATCCTCAATGACCTTCGGCAACTTAACCTCAAACTTTTTGACAACACCATAATCACGAATAATATTAATAGTCGCATGCGGCGCCAACAAAGCAATCTTATGCAGCTCCTGCGGCTTCAACTCTCTACCCTCAATCTTAACAATATCCTTCGCCTTAAGACGCTTACTCGGCACATTAACCGCAATAGTAAGCGTACCCTTCTCCTTCCCAGTAATCCCCAAAATCTTAACAACATCCAACGCGTGACCACCAGTAATATGGTCAATAACAGTGCCATCCTTAATCTTAGAAACACGCAACTCCGTTTCACTCACACGAAATCCCCCTTAAACAAGGCTATACAGAAGAATGCGCATAAAAGATTTTAACTTTTGCACTTGCACAAATGGTCATTCGCTTTGCTCATAAAAAGTTATTTAGGAGTTACGTAGATTTGTTCTGGGTGCAAGATTGGAGTTCCAAGGCAGAGACATAATCTCAATAAAAGATTTTTCACGACAAGAAATCGACTACATCCTAAAAATCGCACAAGCCATGGAACCCATAGCCGCCAAAGGCTCAGACATGCTTAAAGGCAAAATCCTAGCCACACTATTCTTCGAACCAAGCACACGCACACGCTTAAGCTTCGAAGCAGCCATGCACAAACTAGGAGGCTCAACAATTGGCTTCGCAGAAGCCGAAATCGCATCCGTAAAAAAAGGCGAAAACCTCGCAGACACCATACGCACAGTTGAAAATTACGCAGACGTAATCGCCGTGAGGCATCCGCTCGAAGGCGCAGCAAGACTCGCCGCAGAATTCGCAAAAATCCCAGTAATCAACGGCGGCAGCGGCGCAGAAGAACACCCAACACAAGCCCTTCTCGACTTATACACAATAAAGAAAGAAAAAGGAAAGATTGACGGATTAAAAATCGCTTTTGTAGGCGACCTTCGCTATGGAAGAACCGTCCACTCACTTGCATACGCTCTCTCACTCTACAACATCGAATTATACCTAATTTCACCAGAAACTCTAAAAATGCGCAGAGAAGTCCTACAAACAATAAAAGAAAGAATACCCGTAACAGAAAAAACCGAACTAGAAAAAATAATCCCACTGGTAGACGTTCTCTACGTCACACGAATACAAAAAGAACGCTTCCCAGACCCAGCCGAATACGCCAAAGTTAAAGGCTCCTACAAAATAAACTTAAAAACACTAAGCGACGCAAAAAAAGACCTAATAATTCTGCACCCGCTCCCACGAGTAGACGAAATAGCCTCCGAAGTGGACAACACCTCTTATGCGCGGTACTTCCAACAAGTCTGGAACGGCATAGTCGCCAGAATGGCACTACTAGCCTTAATTTTAGGCGCTGTAAAGTAACAATCTGCTTATTCCTTCAAAAATTTATACTGCCGCAAACTGGTCTAAGAACGCCAATGTGCTTACCGCCCCGCAAGAGGGACATTTCTGCAATCTTCCAAACCAGCTTCTTTTACAGTTGACACAATAGGTTAGTTTGCGATTGTACGTGAAAAATTCTAGGCTGCCGCTTTCAAAAATCTGTTTGGTTAAATCCATAAGAGCTTCCGGCTTATGCTCGACTTCTCCAAGCTCTATTACCGAAAAATATCCGCCAGCATCAAACATTTTGCCCAGTTTCTCTTCAACCTTTAAAGCAGCCGGAAGAATTTCATTCTCTTTGAGAATCAACTTACTTGCTGCTGAATAAAACGGCTTTTCCCGTGTTCCAGAAAAGCGCACTTTTGCAATACCATATCTCTCAATATCCAACTGTGCAAGTCTTTCAGAAGCTTCAACACTCGGCAATGCCGCCAAGGAAACATTTTTGCCATGTTTTATCACACTTTTGTTTGCATAATCTGAGGCTTGCTGGATTACTTCCTCAGCAAACGCCAAACTTTTCTCATCTTCATAAATACTCTTCCCAGAAAATATCTCAGCAGCCTCTTTCAAGCCTATCAAATTTATTATGCGAGAACAATTTTCAAGTCTAAAATACTGGTCGCCATTGACTTCTTGAGAGAGAAACGGAAGCAAACCTGCACAATGCTGTTTAAGCGCTCTATACTTAATCTCTAAAGCACGAGCTGCCATTTCTAACCGCTCTTTGAATATTTCCAGAAATTTCGCCTTATCTTTTCCAGATTCAACCGCTATTCGTGGAAGGTTAACCCCTACTTTCCCAAGACAGCCAGTACGCAGAGTGTCAATTTCCCAATCTCCACTAGTATCAGTTTTGAGCTTAAATCCGGAAGAAGAGAAAACAGATTCGTACTTGTTTCCTCCTAAAAGATTAGCAAAGTAGAATACGCCTTTTTCTGAAGCCAACTGATGCGCCTTTAAAAGCATTTTCTTTGCCTTTTCATCAGCAAACGCGTTCTCGCGCACCTTCAAGATTATCGCGGGATTAAACAGAGGCTTACGCAAGCTTTCTTCAATAAATATTTCAAAGATAAGCGAAGCTAAAAGTTGGCTTTCTTCAACAAAATCTCCATATTTACCTAACACTTTTCCATCAGAACCGAGAACTTGTTTTCCAGCAATAAAATCTGGGACTGTTAGCTCCAGGCCAAAAGACGCTTTTACATGCTGATTTA from Candidatus Bathyarchaeota archaeon A05DMB-5 carries:
- a CDS encoding B12-binding domain-containing radical SAM protein; amino-acid sequence: MPKKQANNGKIILTADRTLMSDYHKNIFLGFGTCAPPNFLPDWFYSWLFFPPIKTRKGIPEAAPYGLRKVEAQLLSEGFDVLTVSPLHVSEYIDEAKVLGIHVMDPFGLGPASTTFAFVLKKEPYLAQHFRALLATPEIREAKKRGLKIIVGGQGVWQFLHRPKFVEEYGIDCIISGEAEKVVGRIFRAALNDEPLPKYYESTVEETPSLDEIPDIMKPSVDGLVEIGRGCCRGCQFCSVTLRPLRWYPVEKVLREIDVNMESGYTKGVALHAEDVMLYGSKNTIPNDEKLIELHEVVAKKCESVGWSHCSLAAVAAKPKLLSKISEIILQKQAWWGAEVGIETGSGRLAKKIMPAKAHPFKPEEWPEVVRTGMGLMHDNKLVPACTLIVGSPEETEDDLVKTVELMDDLKGVRSLIVPLFFVPMGRLKNEDWFKETEMTELHKELLLKCLNHGLYWINELIDMSFTDKWYRRVIRQFYRLFAGVVKYKVRKAGIV
- a CDS encoding pyruvate synthase subunit porC encodes the protein MMEVRWHGRGGQGAWTASELLARAAIHEGKYIQSFPEFGPERMGAPVTAFTRISTEPIKIHCAVYNPDIVAVIDPTLLKTVPVAEGLGREGTIIVNSKDAPTEIRKMLNSNKGKVWSVPATEIAIKILGMPIGNTAMLGAVARVTEIVKLESIEKVVKERFRKDLAEKNFAVIKEAYEEVKSE
- a CDS encoding aspartate carbamoyltransferase regulatory subunit — its product is MSETELRVSKIKDGTVIDHITGGHALDVVKILGITGKEKGTLTIAVNVPSKRLKAKDIVKIEGRELKPQELHKIALLAPHATINIIRDYGVVKKFEVKLPKVIEDIVKCANPACISNSNEPVQAKFYVECEEPLLLKCHYCGYIMEKKDVLQQF
- the pyrB gene encoding aspartate carbamoyltransferase, translating into MEFQGRDIISIKDFSRQEIDYILKIAQAMEPIAAKGSDMLKGKILATLFFEPSTRTRLSFEAAMHKLGGSTIGFAEAEIASVKKGENLADTIRTVENYADVIAVRHPLEGAARLAAEFAKIPVINGGSGAEEHPTQALLDLYTIKKEKGKIDGLKIAFVGDLRYGRTVHSLAYALSLYNIELYLISPETLKMRREVLQTIKERIPVTEKTELEKIIPLVDVLYVTRIQKERFPDPAEYAKVKGSYKINLKTLSDAKKDLIILHPLPRVDEIASEVDNTSYARYFQQVWNGIVARMALLALILGAVK
- a CDS encoding ArsR family transcriptional regulator, translated to MSVPHRVRGVKILKAVSSSLRLQILNLLFDRGPLSYTELMSSLKMNPTRDAGRFAYHLKFLLRADLIEADVEAKKYCLTELGKMVIDVADKIEKKALKPKSMLIRTSRFALEEFDANKIASSLFREAKMPTELAQKVAKEAEKRLLKSKTKYLTAPLVREVVNAVLIEKGLEEYRHKLTRLGLPVYDVASLLEGKKTARRVGSVGEQLGETILREYVLLNVFPRDVADAHLSGSIFVEGLGSWILKPSEIMHDLRFFLQHGFNLERINVFKSSLPSPSSLESALSTAFNVLLHSAREVDATQTFDYFNVFLAPFAKDAKLTEVKEALRLFILEVNQHVKASFGLELTVPDFIAGKQVLGSDGKVLGKYGDFVEESQLLASLIFEIFIEESLRKPLFNPAIILKVRENAFADEKAKKMLLKAHQLASEKGVFYFANLLGGNKYESVFSSSGFKLKTDTSGDWEIDTLRTGCLGKVGVNLPRIAVESGKDKAKFLEIFKERLEMAARALEIKYRALKQHCAGLLPFLSQEVNGDQYFRLENCSRIINLIGLKEAAEIFSGKSIYEDEKSLAFAEEVIQQASDYANKSVIKHGKNVSLAALPSVEASERLAQLDIERYGIAKVRFSGTREKPFYSAASKLILKENEILPAALKVEEKLGKMFDAGGYFSVIELGEVEHKPEALMDLTKQIFESGSLEFFTYNRKLTYCVNCKRSWFGRLQKCPSCGAVSTLAFLDQFAAV